A region of Chitinophaga flava DNA encodes the following proteins:
- a CDS encoding ArsR/SmtB family transcription factor, with amino-acid sequence METRRDVFQAIADPTRRAILGLVALQAMTPGAIAENFNSSRQTISKHIQILNECELLNQTQSGREIYYHFNPSKMKEIADWLDPYRKLWEGRLSAMDDLLTEMQTKKGKSKK; translated from the coding sequence ATGGAAACTCGTAGAGATGTATTTCAAGCAATAGCAGACCCAACCCGCAGGGCGATTTTGGGCCTGGTAGCTTTGCAGGCAATGACCCCTGGTGCAATTGCTGAAAACTTTAACTCATCAAGACAAACGATCTCAAAGCACATTCAGATTTTGAACGAATGTGAATTACTGAACCAAACTCAATCAGGCCGGGAAATCTATTATCATTTCAATCCTTCAAAAATGAAAGAAATAGCAGATTGGCTGGATCCATACCGGAAACTATGGGAAGGCAGGTTGTCGGCAATGGATGACTTACTTACGGAAATGCAAACAAAAAAAGGAAAATCAAAAAAATAG
- a CDS encoding VOC family protein, with translation MNKQMYPCLWFDGQARAAADFYCTIFPDSKIINDSGMVVNFELNGQFFMGLNGGDNFKFNEAVSFVIPCKDQEEIDHYWYKLIADGGKEGNCGWCKDKFGFSWQVVPTILSELMSNPEKGQRVMQAFLKMKKFDIEALQNA, from the coding sequence ATGAACAAACAAATGTATCCATGCTTATGGTTTGATGGTCAGGCCAGAGCAGCAGCAGATTTTTACTGCACCATTTTTCCTGATTCAAAAATAATCAACGATTCCGGGATGGTTGTAAATTTTGAGCTCAACGGGCAGTTCTTCATGGGCTTAAACGGAGGTGATAACTTTAAATTTAATGAAGCTGTTTCTTTCGTTATTCCATGTAAAGACCAGGAAGAAATTGATCACTATTGGTATAAACTTATTGCAGACGGAGGAAAGGAAGGTAATTGCGGATGGTGTAAAGATAAATTCGGGTTTTCCTGGCAGGTAGTTCCTACAATATTGAGCGAGCTGATGTCAAATCCCGAAAAAGGACAACGTGTTATGCAGGCTTTTCTAAAAATGAAAAAATTTGATATTGAAGCCTTACAAAATGCCTGA